DNA from Cyprinus carpio isolate SPL01 chromosome B3, ASM1834038v1, whole genome shotgun sequence:
AGGAACACGAAAAAGACATGAGAGaacccacactggagagaaaccatacgcatgtgatcagtgcgggaagagattTTTTAGAGATACAGTCCTGAAACAGCACATGgtagttcatacaaaggagaaaccacattcatgtcatttgtgtggaaatagGTTTTCACATCGacaaagtttgaaagaacatgagaaaatacatactggtgtgagagattacatgtgctttgagtgtgagaagacttttactTCAGCAAAGTATTTAAAGctgcatgagaggattcacactggagagaaaccttacaagtgttcacactgtgacaagagattcagacTGTCAGCAAATATGAAAACACACGAGATGATTCACACTGGAGACAaaccgttcacatgtgatcagtgcgggaagagattCACACTAAAAGCAAACCTTACagaccacatgagagttcatactggagagaaaccattcacttgtgatcagtgcggaaagAGTTACACATGCTCATCAGCCCTTAAGCTACACATggacatccacactggagagaaaccgtacacatgtgatcagtgtggcaaaacatttttgagagcTTCATTCCTGAAGCAGCACCTGACTTTTCATACAAAGAAGaagccacattcatgtcatttgtgtggaaagagtttttcacgtccagaacatttaaaagtgcatCAGAAAGtacatactggtgtgagagactacatgtgctttgagtgtgaaaagacttttacttcAGCGAGCAGTTTAAAActgcatgagaggattcacacagGAGAAAAACCttttaagtgttcacactgtgacaagagattcagagATTCAGgacatctgaaaacacacaagaggattcacactggagagaaaccttttaagtgttcacactgtgtcaagagattcagtcagttaggaaatctgaaaaaacatgagaggatccacactggagagaaaccgtacacatgtgatcagtgcgggaagagttttgcaataaaaggaaGCTTTACATACCATATGAGAATTCATAcgggagagaaaccgttcacttgTGACCAGTGCGGAAAAAGTTTCAAACACTCATCGACCCTCAAGgtacacatgaacatccacactggagagaaaccttagaagtgttcacactgtgacaagagattcggAGATTCAggaaatctgaaaacacatgagagggtccacactggagagaaaccattcaagTGTTCACattgtgacaagagattcagtctgtcagcaaatctgaaaacacacaagaggatccacactggagagaaaccgtatcactgcatgtgggaagtgtttcaatAATTCATCTTCTCTACATCATCTTCAGATCCAGGACTTTCAGATCTGATGCTGCGTCCTCACCAAATGTGACACAATAATGCATTGAGCAGTAAAATATAATCTGGGTAAATCTGTCATTACAAGTGACAAGACAAAGAAACATTATCTGAAGTTTTCACAATGAATAaagttcatcttcaaaaccagcagattcaactgtgattcagatcaactcaaagaTGGAGTTCCTCTCCAAAGAACAATGTCCAAAAGTTTTATTCTTGTGTATCATTTTGCTTCATGATATAAGTGACATCATTGTGCATGTTCAGTTGTTTCATATTATGTTCAATATGTTAAATTAGCAGGATTgtaagaataataacaataaaaccttaCCGATAACCATGTATACTTGTCAGTAGGGGAGAGAGATCCAGCTTATAAGTATTCACTTTTACTTAGCTAATTTTTGTATTTGctgattaaatgtaattattgatcaaatgttatctttttattaatacattgttatctttacttttttatattttagcaacTTTTATTGTCTGCTGATTGTATTTGAATCaggaaaaaacaattttataattttagatttaatatctaaaattcagctttttgggcttttaaatttctcaaaaaagtaaaaataaaaagcttttatttgcctaataaactatattttactcCACACATGACTGAGATTGAATGAGTTTGTTTACATTAGCAACCCTTCTTCTTCTAGCGGTTGGCAGGTTGATCCTAATATTGATAGTATCGATACGAACATTGATATTGGTATCGGATCAATACGAGCCTGAGATCGATACTTTAGGTCCATTTCCTCTCCTCTACGCTTAATACATTACTTTTGTTTCAACAAAGAGTAGACATgcctgtgtgtgtatacatgccGCTCCTTTCACATCTTGCATtcttcacttgtttcattactagGTGAATCaacgtttttgaacaaatctcttgaatgaatgattcaatgacaaataaaatggCTGTGTCCGAAACCGTACACTTAATGAGTGGGtattcacttgtttcattactagGTGAATCAAcgttttttgttgtcctttttttgtcctaaaatcttttagtaatcatcataaattaaatatcatttgaaagtttagaagcccaagattcatcctgtgaaaaccattttgaaatcggatgttgcgttaccatggaaatagTACTTTAAagtcttatggcggtctcctcccccttagtgggcagtgtcaa
Protein-coding regions in this window:
- the LOC109051889 gene encoding zinc finger protein 271-like, which gives rise to MRRKKNSEEKNHARSGENPKQKDLKKIISKKSFTCTQCGKSFTYKHILERHMRIHTGEKPYTCDQCGKSFTQSAHLKDHMDIHTGEKLYTCDQCDKTFLWASVLKKHLVVHTKEKPHSCHLCGKSFSRLQSLKRHQKIHTGVRECMCFECGKTFTTAGGLKKHQRIHTGEKPYKCSYCDQRFIQSGTRKRHERTHTGEKPYACDQCGKRFFRDTVLKQHMVVHTKEKPHSCHLCGNRFSHRQSLKEHEKIHTGVRDYMCFECEKTFTSAKYLKLHERIHTGEKPYKCSHCDKRFRLSANMKTHEMIHTGDKPFTCDQCGKRFTLKANLTDHMRVHTGEKPFTCDQCGKSYTCSSALKLHMDIHTGEKPYTCDQCGKTFLRASFLKQHLTFHTKKKPHSCHLCGKSFSRPEHLKVHQKVHTGVRDYMCFECEKTFTSASSLKLHERIHTGEKPFKCSHCDKRFRDSGHLKTHKRIHTGEKPFKCSHCVKRFSQLGNLKKHERIHTGEKPYTCDQCGKSFAIKGSFTYHMRIHTGEKPFTCDQCGKSFKHSSTLKVHMNIHTGEKP